Proteins encoded together in one Miscanthus floridulus cultivar M001 chromosome 16, ASM1932011v1, whole genome shotgun sequence window:
- the LOC136513648 gene encoding uncharacterized protein, with the protein MRPLWGFLSLGMRDVQDSPPPVPEDARRRAVNRAHAEAQKKQKDAKVAKRTRKILAHEELEKRRRRQRDDESEVGRGPLDHLPDVGEMVPRASASSPALLGGGAEGTPGPAIARPGAEADTPEAQALGKRAVSLVGSTAEVEQAVSEATYGGAPLAPLKALKVSPGSTAHWVAEVQATMQRGAASARADLKKSVAQGGVAEVTPTQTREGAPPPHEAEARELDGAEAPSVAEATKVEAPRASEAEATEAGAPKTAEATAAAGAGAPGTTEATMAEAGAPGTTEATMVEAGAPGTTEADMIAVKSSAQEVEMKAAEASVAPLVQGLPLLREGAQEAEVHPISSDDTSQA; encoded by the exons ATGCGCCCGttgtgggggttcctctcgctg gggatgagggacgtgcaagactccccgccgcccgttcctgaggacgcgaggcggcgggcggtTAACCGGGCGCACGCTGAGGCGCAGAAGAAGCAGAAGGATgccaaggtggcgaagcgcacgaGGAAGATCCTCGCGCATGAGGAACTGGAGAAGCGCCGCCGCCGGCAGAG AGATGatgagagcgaggtggggcgaggtcccctggaccatctccccgaCGTTGGGGAGATGGTGCCTAGGGCATCGGCGAGCAGCCcggcgctcctaggaggaggagctgAGGGCACCCCAGGGCCGGCAATCGCCCGCCCTGGGGCTGAggctgacacgcccgaggcgcaggCGTTAGGGAAGCGAGCCGTCAGCCTAGTGGGCTCGACGGCTGAGGTGGAGCAGGCAGTg TCGGAAGCGACCTATGGAGGTgcccccttggcgccccttaaggcgctcaaggtgagccccggCTCCACTGCCCATTGGGTGGCGGAGGTGCAGGCCACCATGCAACGTGGCGCAGCATCGGCAAGGGCTGACCTGAAGAAGTCGgtcgcccaaggaggggttgctgAGGTGACCCCGACACAAacgagggagggagcgcctccgccccACGAGGCTGAGGCTCGTGAGTTAGATGGGGCTGAGGCGCCCTCAGTTGCTGAGGCCACCAAGGTCGAGGCCCCCCGAGcctccgaggccgaggcgacagaggccggggcgcccaagaccgccgaGGCCACAGCAGCGGCGggggccggagcccccgggaccaccgaggccacgatggcagaggccggagcccctgggaccaccgaggccacgatggtggaggccggagcccctgggaccaccgaggctgacATGATTGCGGTGAAGTCatcggcccaggaagtggagatgaaggcggcggaggcctcggtggcgcccctGGTCCAAGGCCTGCCGCTGTTGCGGGAGGGCGCCCAGGAGGcggaggtccatccgatctcctccgatgatacttctcaggcgtag